A section of the Phaseolus vulgaris cultivar G19833 chromosome 8, P. vulgaris v2.0, whole genome shotgun sequence genome encodes:
- the LOC137824796 gene encoding uncharacterized protein translates to MVRWAVELSEFDVQCEPRGSIKGQVYTDFLAKLSPGSTQQEMEVGSQWMLSVDGSSNQQGSGASVVLEGPKGLLIEQALRFSFKASNNQAEYEALVAGMLLAKEMGARSLLAKSDSQLVTGQVTGEYQAKDPQMAAYLNLGKAEEPLVFDSGHGEGPQY, encoded by the exons atggttcgctgggcagtAGAGCTGTCTGAGTTTGACGTTCAGTGTGAGCCCAGGGGGTCCATCAAGGGGCAAGTATACACTGATTTCTTGGCAAAACTCTCGCCAGGAAGCACACAGCAAGAGATGGAGGTAGGCTCGCAGTGgatgctctcggtggatgggtcctccaatcaGCAAGGAAGTGGAGCCAGCGTGGTCCTGGAGGGGCCAAAGGGtttgctgattgagcaggccctaaGGTTTTctttcaaagctagcaacaatcaagcagagtatgaagcCCTCGTAGCTGGGATGCTCTTAgctaaggagatgggtgcgCGAAGTTTGCTGGCAAAGAGCGACTCACAgttggtcacagggcaagtaactgGGGAGTACCAGGCTAAGGATCCGCAAATGGCGGCATACTTGAA CTTGGGGAAAGCCGAAGAGCCATTGGTCTTTGATTCAGGACACGGCGAGGGTCCCCAGTATTAG